One part of the Alistipes onderdonkii genome encodes these proteins:
- a CDS encoding Gfo/Idh/MocA family protein: MKKFAFLLFSAAAVLCWGCSTPPAEGYSIVDGVIVFDVPARAEGQHSVLRLTVDPIPVVRVGFIGLGMRGPGAVERFANIDGVEIVALCDLYPERVDKSQEILAGHNLPAAAPYSGEEGWKELCRRDDIDLVYICTPWQLHVPMAVYAMEHGKHVAVEVPAAMSLDECWQLVDTAEKTQRHCMMLENCVYDFFELTTLNMAQHGLFGEILHTEGSYIHNLEPYWDYYQGNWRLDFNQSHRGDVYATHGLGPACQLLDIHRGDKMNYLVAMDTKSVNGLKLAKEKMGAETFANADQTLTLIKTERGRTILLEHNVYTPRPYSRMYQLTGTEGFANKYPVEGYAFRPEQIAGEEIPDHENLSEHSFIPQAAKAALMERYKHPIARDIEEKARRVGGHGGMDFIMDYRLVYCLQHGLPLDQDVYDAAEWSCIGSLTAASLEHNSMPVAVPDFTRGDWDKVDGFRHAMAQ, from the coding sequence ATGAAGAAATTTGCCTTTTTATTGTTCTCGGCGGCAGCCGTGCTGTGCTGGGGGTGCAGCACGCCGCCCGCGGAGGGTTACAGCATCGTCGACGGCGTGATCGTATTCGACGTCCCGGCCCGTGCCGAGGGCCAGCATTCCGTTTTGCGGCTGACGGTCGACCCGATCCCGGTCGTACGCGTGGGTTTCATCGGGCTGGGTATGCGCGGCCCGGGCGCCGTGGAACGCTTCGCCAACATCGACGGGGTCGAGATCGTGGCGCTCTGCGACCTCTACCCCGAGCGTGTCGACAAGTCGCAGGAGATCCTCGCCGGACATAACCTCCCGGCTGCTGCCCCGTACAGCGGGGAGGAGGGGTGGAAGGAACTTTGCCGGCGCGATGACATCGACCTGGTTTACATCTGCACCCCGTGGCAGCTGCACGTCCCGATGGCGGTTTATGCCATGGAGCACGGCAAGCATGTCGCCGTCGAAGTCCCAGCCGCCATGTCGCTCGACGAGTGCTGGCAACTGGTCGACACTGCCGAGAAGACACAGCGCCACTGCATGATGCTCGAGAACTGTGTCTACGACTTCTTCGAGCTGACGACGCTCAACATGGCCCAGCACGGGCTGTTCGGCGAGATACTCCACACCGAAGGCTCCTATATTCATAACCTCGAACCCTACTGGGATTATTACCAGGGCAACTGGCGCCTCGACTTCAACCAGTCGCACCGCGGCGACGTCTATGCCACGCACGGCCTCGGCCCGGCCTGCCAGCTGCTGGATATCCACCGCGGCGATAAGATGAACTACCTCGTGGCGATGGATACCAAGTCGGTCAACGGCCTGAAGCTCGCCAAGGAGAAGATGGGTGCCGAGACCTTCGCCAATGCCGACCAGACGCTGACGCTCATCAAGACCGAGCGGGGACGCACGATCCTGCTCGAACACAACGTCTATACGCCCCGTCCTTACAGCCGCATGTACCAGCTTACGGGCACCGAGGGCTTCGCCAATAAATACCCGGTCGAGGGCTATGCGTTCCGTCCCGAGCAAATCGCCGGCGAGGAGATTCCCGACCACGAGAATCTGAGCGAGCATTCGTTCATCCCCCAGGCGGCGAAGGCGGCGCTGATGGAGCGTTACAAGCATCCGATCGCCCGGGACATCGAGGAGAAGGCCCGCCGCGTGGGCGGCCACGGCGGCATGGATTTCATCATGGACTATCGCCTCGTTTACTGCCTGCAGCATGGCCTGCCGCTCGATCAGGACGTTTACGACGCTGCCGAATGGTCGTGCATCGGGTCGCTGACCGCGGCGTCGCTCGAACACAACAGTATGCCGGTCGCCGTGCCCGACTTCACGCGCGGCGACTGGGACAAGGTGGACGGGTTCCGTCATGCCATGGCACAGTAA
- a CDS encoding alpha/beta hydrolase, whose protein sequence is MDHLKEAPDYLQDDHLSRGTKAYLKVLNGGAPVESLPVGEARRVLTDVQAAVHVDLSGIEESERTVESEGHTLRLNLVRPSGAGRVHLPAFVFIHGGGWVLGDYPTHRRLVRDLVVESGCAAVFVNYTPSPEAHFPKAVEEVYAAVKWVAENGREIGVDGSRLALAGNSVGGNMSLAAALVAEDHGGPRLRTLVLMWPVTDAGYDWDSYVKYGRQRFLTAPLMKWMFGKYVSDPAQRGNDLMSPVRASAERLRGLPPTLIAVAENDILRDEGEAMGRRLDEAGVEVTTVRFNGVVHDWGMLNGFAALHPTRTLIRLAGSVLREYLKK, encoded by the coding sequence ATGGATCATCTGAAGGAAGCTCCGGATTATTTGCAGGACGACCACCTGTCGCGGGGAACCAAAGCTTATCTGAAAGTGTTGAACGGCGGCGCTCCCGTCGAATCGTTGCCGGTCGGGGAGGCCCGTCGCGTCCTGACCGATGTGCAGGCGGCCGTGCATGTCGATCTGTCGGGCATCGAGGAGTCCGAACGGACGGTCGAAAGCGAAGGGCATACGCTGCGCCTGAACCTCGTCCGCCCTTCGGGGGCGGGGCGTGTGCATCTCCCGGCGTTCGTGTTCATCCACGGCGGGGGCTGGGTGCTGGGCGACTATCCCACCCACAGGCGGTTGGTGCGCGACCTTGTCGTGGAGTCGGGTTGTGCGGCGGTATTCGTCAACTATACGCCTTCGCCCGAGGCGCATTTTCCGAAGGCTGTCGAGGAGGTCTATGCCGCAGTGAAATGGGTGGCCGAAAACGGCCGGGAGATCGGGGTCGACGGCAGCCGGCTGGCGCTGGCGGGCAACAGCGTCGGCGGTAACATGTCGCTTGCGGCGGCGCTCGTGGCCGAGGATCACGGCGGGCCGCGGCTGCGCACGCTCGTGCTGATGTGGCCCGTGACCGATGCGGGGTATGACTGGGATTCGTATGTGAAATACGGCCGCCAGCGGTTCCTGACCGCGCCGTTGATGAAATGGATGTTCGGCAAGTACGTTTCAGACCCGGCTCAGCGCGGCAACGACCTCATGTCACCCGTGCGGGCCTCTGCGGAACGGCTGCGGGGATTGCCTCCGACGCTGATCGCCGTTGCCGAGAACGACATCCTGCGCGACGAGGGCGAGGCGATGGGGCGTCGTCTGGACGAGGCGGGCGTCGAAGTGACGACCGTGCGCTTCAACGGCGTGGTACACGATTGGGGGATGCTCAACGGGTTCGCCGCGTTGCATCCGACGCGCACGCTGATACGGCTGGCAGGCTCCGTATTGCGGGAGTATCTGAAAAAATAG
- a CDS encoding UDP-glucuronic acid decarboxylase family protein, with the protein MKRVLISGGAGFIGSHLCERLLGEGNDVICIDNYFTGHKSNIRHLLKHPNFEVIRHDIIYPYMAEVEEIYNLACPASPIYYQHDPVKTTQTSVIGAMNMLGMARYNRAKVLQASTSEVYGDPLVHPQTEDYWGHVNPLGLRSCYDEGKRCAESLFMSYYREHGIPVKIVRIFNTYGPKMDINDGRVVSNFIVQALRNEPITIYGDGEQTRSFQYIDDLVEGMIRLMDDTPDDFTGPVNIGNPNEFTINELAAIVLELTGSKSKIVHMPLPSDDPQQRKPDISLARKMLNDWEPTIQLRDGLVKTIAYFEDILSRGSVRH; encoded by the coding sequence ATGAAGAGGGTTTTAATCTCCGGCGGTGCCGGATTCATCGGTTCGCACCTATGCGAAAGGCTGCTTGGTGAAGGAAACGACGTAATCTGCATCGACAACTATTTTACCGGTCACAAAAGCAACATCCGGCACCTGCTGAAACACCCCAATTTCGAAGTCATAAGGCACGATATAATCTACCCCTACATGGCGGAGGTCGAGGAGATCTACAACCTCGCCTGCCCCGCCTCGCCGATCTACTACCAGCACGATCCGGTTAAGACGACGCAGACTTCGGTCATCGGTGCGATGAACATGCTCGGCATGGCGCGTTACAACCGCGCCAAGGTCTTGCAGGCTTCGACCTCGGAAGTATACGGCGACCCGCTGGTACATCCGCAGACCGAGGATTACTGGGGCCACGTGAACCCGCTGGGACTGCGCTCGTGCTACGACGAGGGCAAACGCTGTGCCGAATCGCTCTTCATGAGCTACTACCGCGAACACGGCATCCCGGTGAAAATCGTCCGTATTTTCAATACCTACGGCCCCAAGATGGACATCAACGACGGCCGCGTAGTCTCGAATTTCATCGTCCAGGCATTGCGCAACGAACCGATCACAATCTACGGCGACGGTGAACAAACCCGCTCGTTCCAGTATATCGACGACCTGGTCGAAGGGATGATCCGCCTGATGGACGATACGCCCGACGATTTCACGGGCCCGGTCAACATAGGCAACCCCAATGAATTCACCATCAACGAACTGGCAGCCATCGTCCTGGAACTCACGGGTTCGAAGTCGAAGATCGTACACATGCCCCTGCCGTCGGACGACCCGCAGCAGCGCAAACCCGACATCTCGCTGGCCCGCAAGATGCTCAACGACTGGGAACCCACGATCCAGCTGCGCGACGGACTGGTAAAGACCATCGCCTATTTCGAGGATATCCTCTCACGGGGGAGCGTCCGGCACTGA
- a CDS encoding endonuclease/exonuclease/phosphatase family protein, which yields MGCKAVSILFYGISVVLTGLLLVAAVLCRYASSVSPGEGGFWATLALLMPVVLLANVVALVWWTVRRKWIVLLMPLVALVLNLGYISAMVQLPDFKDSGDPHDIRIATLNVNGFRRLGSMPATARAIAGMMNREQVDVLCLQEFMDSREFPADSIGKVFAPRMPYFLHEGSAALVSRYPVLDHKYVRFADTSNDYLRADLLVVGDTVRLFAVHLQTSGIAQLRHRFRKDYDRDAPVEQILGELEHNSSIRAGQVGEIRAEMDASPYPVILAGDFNDTPSSYTYRTMKGDMTDGFRDSGSGYGGTFRYLGGVLRIDYIFYDDAFEGIRYYMPPEDVSDHKAVVAELRFR from the coding sequence ATGGGTTGCAAAGCCGTTTCTATTCTTTTTTATGGTATTTCGGTGGTGCTCACCGGGCTGCTTCTGGTCGCCGCCGTCCTGTGCCGGTATGCTTCGTCCGTCTCCCCCGGGGAGGGCGGATTCTGGGCGACGCTCGCCTTGCTCATGCCGGTCGTGCTGCTGGCCAACGTGGTTGCGCTGGTCTGGTGGACGGTTCGCCGCAAATGGATTGTCCTGCTGATGCCACTGGTCGCGCTGGTGCTCAACCTGGGGTATATTTCGGCCATGGTACAGCTTCCCGATTTCAAGGACTCGGGTGACCCGCACGACATCCGCATCGCCACGCTCAACGTAAACGGATTCCGCAGGCTGGGTTCCATGCCCGCTACGGCCAGGGCCATCGCCGGCATGATGAACCGCGAGCAGGTCGACGTGCTTTGCCTGCAGGAGTTTATGGACAGCAGGGAATTCCCGGCCGACAGCATCGGGAAGGTCTTTGCCCCGCGGATGCCCTATTTCCTGCATGAGGGCAGTGCGGCCCTGGTCAGCCGATATCCCGTTCTCGATCATAAATACGTCCGGTTTGCCGATACGAGCAACGACTACCTGCGTGCCGACCTGCTCGTCGTCGGCGATACGGTGCGACTCTTCGCTGTCCACCTCCAGACTTCGGGCATTGCCCAGCTCAGGCACCGGTTCCGGAAGGATTACGACCGCGACGCCCCCGTCGAGCAAATCTTGGGCGAGCTGGAACACAACAGTAGTATCCGTGCCGGGCAGGTAGGTGAAATCCGTGCCGAAATGGATGCTTCGCCCTATCCGGTGATCCTTGCGGGCGACTTCAACGATACGCCTTCGTCCTATACCTACCGTACGATGAAGGGGGACATGACCGACGGTTTCCGTGACAGCGGGAGCGGTTACGGCGGTACTTTCCGCTATCTGGGAGGGGTACTGCGCATCGACTACATCTTTTACGACGACGCTTTCGAGGGCATCCGTTATTACATGCCTCCGGAAGATGTCAGCGACCACAAGGCCGTGGTCGCTGAACTGCGGTTCAGGTAG